One genomic region from Nocardia vinacea encodes:
- a CDS encoding cation:proton antiporter yields MQSSQIVVVLMDLALIMAAARILGWLAERVGQPAVIGEITAGILAGPTVLGPHLSDMLFPHEIRSYLTLLANVGVAVFMFVAGLELDRGVFAGSRRSIPAVSVAAYAVPFLLGCGIAATALARHRTGDLPSFTLFIGCALAVTAFPVLARILHDRGLTRTGIGQLSLACAALVDIFAWTALAVVLAVAHPGTGSQWRLALLVPVVAVTWWIVRPALARLATAGTEQTMIVVGVGGALLLGAITEWIGLHLIFGAFAFGVVFPRARREAVESGARILSLVLLPGFFVVAGLAVDLGSIDRAAIGELVVIMVVAVAGKLGSVYVAGRLTGLPSRSAAALAALLNTRGLTELVILNVGLSAGLIGPQLYSVLVVMALVTTAMTAPMLKLIGFYQAPRADPATPVNRLPIGSPVE; encoded by the coding sequence GTGCAAAGTAGTCAAATCGTCGTGGTCCTAATGGATCTCGCCCTCATCATGGCAGCAGCTCGGATCTTGGGGTGGCTGGCCGAACGCGTCGGCCAGCCCGCGGTGATCGGTGAGATCACCGCAGGAATACTCGCGGGCCCGACCGTGTTGGGGCCACATCTGTCGGACATGTTGTTTCCGCACGAGATCCGCTCGTATCTGACCCTGCTCGCCAATGTGGGCGTCGCCGTATTCATGTTCGTCGCCGGGCTGGAACTCGACCGCGGCGTATTCGCGGGCAGCCGACGGTCGATCCCGGCAGTATCGGTCGCCGCCTACGCCGTCCCGTTCCTCCTGGGCTGTGGCATCGCCGCGACCGCGCTGGCGCGCCACCGAACCGGCGACCTACCGAGCTTCACGCTATTCATCGGCTGCGCACTGGCGGTGACCGCATTTCCGGTGTTGGCCCGGATCCTGCACGATCGCGGACTGACACGCACCGGAATCGGTCAGCTCAGCCTCGCCTGTGCGGCGCTGGTCGACATCTTCGCCTGGACAGCGCTGGCAGTCGTGCTGGCCGTCGCCCACCCCGGAACGGGCAGCCAATGGCGACTGGCGCTCCTGGTGCCTGTTGTAGCTGTGACGTGGTGGATCGTGCGTCCGGCATTGGCGCGGCTGGCCACGGCCGGCACCGAGCAGACGATGATCGTCGTCGGTGTCGGCGGCGCGCTGCTGCTCGGCGCGATTACCGAATGGATCGGACTGCATTTGATCTTCGGTGCATTCGCCTTCGGTGTGGTGTTCCCGCGAGCGCGACGCGAGGCGGTCGAATCCGGCGCCCGGATTCTGAGCTTGGTGCTGCTGCCCGGATTCTTCGTCGTGGCGGGGCTCGCGGTCGATCTCGGGTCGATCGACCGGGCCGCGATCGGCGAGTTGGTGGTGATCATGGTGGTGGCCGTCGCTGGGAAGCTCGGAAGCGTCTATGTGGCCGGGCGGCTGACCGGTCTGCCGTCGCGATCGGCGGCCGCCTTGGCGGCCTTGCTGAACACCCGCGGATTGACAGAACTCGTCATACTCAACGTCGGTCTAAGCGCGGGACTCATTGGTCCACAACTGTATTCAGTGCTGGTGGTGATGGCTTTGGTGACAACGGCGATGACGGCACCGATGCTGAAGCTGATCGGTTTCTACCAAGCGCCACGAGCCGATCCGGCTACCCCGGTCAACCGCTTACCCATCGGCAGTCCGGTCGAATAG
- a CDS encoding 3-deoxy-7-phosphoheptulonate synthase, which yields MTITRSDPEPPGDSSVGGSGPRTATQQIARFGHPITRRLLASDGFTQPRLEAILGTDLQVRVLRQDELAAEQLPATVSDALRLAGPDRVIVRRSCLINADMVTASMNYVVAVSGPAAAAGTDDLHVPIGRGLISRGVSQRRHVLRAGVTRWPDGRLCAAKAYVIMLGDHQPLCYIREIFNPSVVPPEHAPISNEDLSWADEPDYTRSQTPARRGGCDTEPARTSKPCSRALPALVHPRESDSLTTDLAAAARGQAFVVHLGARTSTALDVATLPARRVLAIGAAAVLKHGLDTPIVTIGQLRYDGESCWTPANSGAAARDRLPEGYRRAAALLESWRVSNPPIALCTDMLRSAADHYPASVARDLLVEVAAMLPIAASAPAASRELYSSIAPLHISRAAKPCDSNATRRRLKRPEWDRSTQLLWIGNRNHEFTHQHLSFAARVRNPLAVTLGPTATPDDVEFLCRYLNPERRPGRLTLVPALSGTRTADALPALFEAAARFATPVGWVCDPMHADDPATAIHTFVSACRTTGTAPGGLHLDCEPRSRLDTRLDTGRALHCVITTLSAMWAS from the coding sequence ATGACGATCACGCGCTCCGATCCCGAACCACCGGGCGATTCCTCGGTCGGTGGTTCGGGCCCCCGGACAGCCACACAACAGATCGCGCGCTTCGGCCATCCGATCACCCGCCGGCTGCTGGCCAGCGACGGCTTCACCCAGCCGAGACTCGAGGCCATCCTCGGCACGGATCTCCAGGTGCGGGTGCTGCGCCAAGACGAACTCGCGGCCGAGCAGCTACCCGCCACCGTCTCCGACGCATTGCGGTTGGCCGGTCCCGACCGCGTCATCGTCCGTCGATCATGTCTGATCAATGCCGATATGGTGACCGCATCGATGAACTATGTCGTCGCCGTGAGCGGCCCTGCGGCCGCGGCAGGCACCGACGATCTGCATGTGCCGATCGGACGCGGCTTGATTTCCCGTGGTGTATCCCAGCGGCGACATGTGCTTCGGGCGGGCGTCACGAGATGGCCCGATGGTCGCCTCTGCGCGGCCAAGGCGTACGTCATCATGCTCGGCGATCATCAGCCGCTGTGCTATATCCGCGAGATATTCAATCCCAGCGTCGTGCCACCTGAACATGCCCCCATCTCGAATGAGGATCTGAGCTGGGCCGATGAGCCGGATTACACCCGTTCGCAAACGCCTGCACGCCGAGGTGGCTGCGATACCGAGCCGGCGCGCACCAGCAAACCGTGTTCGCGAGCGCTGCCCGCACTGGTCCATCCGCGCGAATCCGACTCGCTCACCACCGATTTGGCGGCGGCAGCGCGCGGACAGGCATTCGTTGTCCATCTCGGCGCGCGCACCTCCACTGCCCTCGATGTCGCGACACTGCCCGCCCGCCGTGTGCTGGCTATCGGTGCCGCCGCCGTGCTGAAGCACGGACTGGACACGCCGATCGTGACCATCGGCCAACTGCGATATGACGGCGAATCATGCTGGACACCAGCCAATTCCGGCGCTGCCGCGCGAGATCGTCTGCCGGAGGGATACCGCAGGGCCGCGGCGCTGCTCGAAAGCTGGCGCGTCTCGAACCCCCCTATAGCGCTCTGCACGGACATGCTCCGCAGCGCTGCGGACCACTACCCGGCGTCGGTGGCACGCGATCTGCTGGTCGAGGTCGCCGCAATGCTCCCCATCGCGGCAAGCGCACCGGCGGCCTCCCGTGAGCTGTACAGTTCCATTGCGCCCCTGCATATCTCGCGCGCGGCGAAGCCCTGCGATTCGAATGCGACCAGACGTCGGCTGAAGCGGCCGGAGTGGGACCGTTCGACCCAACTGCTGTGGATCGGCAATCGAAACCACGAATTCACCCACCAGCACCTGTCTTTCGCCGCCCGCGTTCGCAACCCACTTGCAGTAACCCTCGGCCCCACCGCAACGCCGGACGACGTCGAGTTCCTGTGCCGATACCTGAATCCCGAGCGTCGGCCCGGTCGGCTCACGCTCGTTCCCGCACTGTCGGGCACCCGGACCGCCGACGCACTTCCCGCGTTGTTCGAGGCCGCCGCCCGGTTTGCTACCCCGGTGGGCTGGGTGTGCGATCCGATGCACGCCGACGATCCCGCCACCGCGATCCACACCTTCGTCAGCGCCTGCCGGACCACGGGCACCGCGCCGGGCGGCCTGCACCTCGACTGCGAACCCCGAAGTCGCCTGGACACCAGACTCGATACCGGACGGGCGCTGCACTGTGTCATCACCACACTGAGCGCGATGTGGGCAAGCTGA
- a CDS encoding cytochrome P450, with translation MTTHTHHPPESRSSVGGSPGFGAGPRIVMYTPEFAADPHRAYGQMRKKFGSLVPVDLAPGVPATLVIGYYTAVRILTDPDHFPADPRTWERNIPAECPVLGMMKRRENALRTDGQEHKRYRESTSAAINDVDLLGMHAVIEQIAIPLINTFCAEGHADVLQRYVFPLVFTAVNAMLGVDADIGARVAAALDAMFDAGAEVGAGDRMLHEALRLHTERKREEPGDDITTRLMRHPSGLTDEEVIQQLVTHYAIGVEPLVHLIGNALRLMLTDDRFAAGMHSGSLSTRDALDEVLFTDPPLANYCISYPRQPILLNGVWLPAHQPVVVSMAACNSDPTVNAVDGVERDGNRSHLAFSAGPHMCPAQDAAYLIAQDAIDQLLDALPEIELAGPAAELGWRTGPFHRALTALPVVFPKSAPFPEFPPP, from the coding sequence GTGACAACGCATACGCATCACCCACCGGAATCACGGTCGTCGGTCGGCGGCTCACCGGGCTTCGGGGCCGGGCCGCGCATCGTGATGTACACCCCGGAATTCGCCGCCGATCCACACCGGGCCTACGGGCAGATGCGCAAGAAGTTCGGTTCACTGGTGCCGGTGGATCTCGCCCCGGGCGTACCGGCCACTTTGGTGATCGGCTACTACACCGCGGTCCGCATCCTGACCGATCCGGACCACTTCCCGGCAGATCCCCGGACGTGGGAGCGAAACATTCCGGCCGAGTGCCCGGTACTCGGCATGATGAAGCGGCGGGAGAATGCCCTGCGCACCGATGGGCAGGAACACAAACGCTATCGCGAGTCCACCAGCGCGGCGATCAATGACGTCGATCTGCTCGGCATGCACGCGGTAATCGAGCAGATCGCGATCCCGCTGATCAATACGTTTTGTGCCGAAGGACACGCTGATGTGTTGCAACGCTACGTTTTTCCGCTGGTATTCACCGCGGTGAACGCCATGCTGGGAGTCGACGCCGATATCGGCGCGCGGGTCGCGGCGGCGTTGGACGCCATGTTCGATGCCGGGGCCGAGGTCGGTGCGGGCGACCGCATGCTGCACGAGGCGCTGCGGCTGCACACCGAACGCAAGCGGGAGGAGCCCGGTGACGACATCACGACTCGATTGATGCGTCACCCGAGCGGTCTGACCGATGAGGAGGTGATCCAGCAGTTGGTGACGCACTACGCGATCGGGGTCGAGCCGCTGGTCCACCTCATCGGCAACGCGTTGCGGCTGATGTTGACCGACGATCGATTCGCCGCGGGCATGCACAGCGGTAGCCTGTCGACCCGGGATGCATTGGACGAAGTGCTGTTCACCGACCCGCCGTTGGCGAACTACTGCATTTCCTATCCCCGGCAACCGATCCTGCTCAATGGTGTGTGGCTGCCCGCGCACCAGCCGGTCGTCGTCAGCATGGCCGCGTGCAACAGCGATCCCACCGTCAATGCCGTCGACGGCGTCGAGCGCGATGGCAATCGTTCACACCTGGCCTTCAGCGCCGGACCACACATGTGCCCGGCACAGGACGCCGCCTACCTGATCGCTCAGGACGCGATCGACCAACTGCTCGATGCCCTGCCCGAGATCGAGTTGGCCGGTCCGGCCGCCGAACTCGGTTGGCGTACCGGGCCGTTCCACCGCGCGTTGACCGCGCTGCCGGTCGTCTTCCCGAAGTCCGCTCCGTTCCCGGAGTTCCCGCCTCCCTGA
- a CDS encoding NAD(P)/FAD-dependent oxidoreductase — protein MANDPHVLVVGGGPAGSTTAALLARAGIRVTLLERDTFPRYHIGESMLASCLSTLRLSGAFDKVAAHGFQIKRGGYFQWQDDNWLLDWSQLVDAEAWSYQVERDAFDDILLRNAAEQGAQVIENANVENVIFDGDRPVAVEWTGPGDTGSRTTEFDFLVDASGRYGLLAKRRFNMRRQHPAFRNVAVWSYWEGARLHPDSPEGAINVVSTPEGGWFWHIPLSNGRFSVGYVVSARKAGERLREQGRDAYYHNTIRDSKAMSALLEGAKQVAEVKAEQDYSYVSDRFCGPGYALVGDSAAFLDPLLSTGVHLATYGGLVAAAAIATTLRGEMSETDAMAFYEHTARRAYSRFLVLVSRMYEQYIGSDEYFSHADKLTETHEGDTPEVSFTRIMAGLTDVDETSGDQERTPTDTIASALTETEKLHSDSANLEYMGHLDMSVVWDHWRDPLADTVLNDVRITTEPVLGLTTRPRDAAEIEAIARPVLPPKAADVPVL, from the coding sequence ATGGCGAACGATCCGCATGTCCTCGTTGTCGGTGGCGGCCCAGCTGGGTCGACAACCGCAGCTCTGCTGGCTCGAGCAGGAATCCGCGTGACGCTTCTGGAACGAGATACGTTCCCGCGGTATCACATTGGCGAGTCGATGCTCGCATCCTGCCTGTCGACCCTGCGTCTTTCCGGCGCGTTCGACAAGGTCGCGGCGCATGGATTCCAGATCAAACGGGGTGGTTATTTCCAGTGGCAGGACGATAACTGGCTGCTGGACTGGTCCCAACTCGTGGACGCAGAAGCCTGGTCCTACCAGGTCGAGCGAGACGCATTCGACGACATTCTACTGCGCAACGCTGCCGAACAAGGCGCACAGGTGATCGAGAACGCCAATGTCGAGAACGTGATTTTCGATGGTGACCGCCCGGTAGCCGTCGAATGGACCGGACCCGGCGACACCGGTAGTCGGACCACCGAATTCGATTTCCTCGTCGACGCCTCGGGACGATACGGCCTGCTGGCCAAGCGGCGCTTCAACATGCGTCGGCAGCATCCCGCGTTCCGCAATGTCGCGGTGTGGTCGTACTGGGAGGGCGCGCGCCTGCACCCGGACAGCCCAGAAGGCGCGATCAATGTCGTGTCCACGCCCGAGGGTGGCTGGTTCTGGCATATCCCCCTGTCCAACGGCCGATTCAGCGTCGGCTATGTGGTTTCCGCGCGCAAGGCGGGCGAGCGACTACGCGAGCAGGGTCGAGACGCCTACTACCACAACACGATTCGTGACAGCAAGGCCATGAGCGCATTGCTCGAAGGCGCGAAGCAGGTCGCCGAGGTCAAGGCCGAGCAGGATTATTCCTATGTGTCGGATCGGTTCTGCGGTCCGGGCTACGCCCTCGTCGGTGACTCGGCGGCCTTCCTCGATCCGCTGCTGTCCACCGGCGTGCATCTGGCAACCTACGGCGGGCTGGTCGCCGCGGCCGCGATCGCGACCACCCTGCGTGGCGAAATGAGCGAGACCGACGCGATGGCCTTCTACGAGCACACTGCCCGACGGGCCTACTCACGGTTCCTCGTGTTGGTCTCCCGCATGTACGAGCAGTACATCGGTTCCGACGAATACTTCTCGCACGCGGACAAACTCACCGAGACGCACGAAGGCGACACCCCAGAAGTGTCGTTCACCCGAATCATGGCCGGGCTCACCGATGTGGACGAAACCTCGGGAGACCAAGAGCGCACCCCGACCGACACCATCGCCTCCGCGCTCACCGAGACCGAAAAACTGCACTCGGACTCAGCCAACCTCGAATACATGGGTCATCTGGACATGTCGGTCGTCTGGGACCACTGGCGTGACCCGTTGGCAGACACCGTGCTGAACGATGTGCGGATTACTACCGAACCGGTACTCGGCCTGACCACGCGGCCCCGCGACGCCGCCGAAATCGAGGCCATAGCGCGTCCAGTGCTACCCCCGAAGGCGGCCGACGTCCCCGTACTCTAG
- a CDS encoding cytochrome P450, giving the protein MTTPHTPTSDPHTGTTGVCPVQHGSSSTTGERIPLYTPEFVADPHHAYEEMRRKYGTLVPIELAPGVPATLVIGYATAVRILNDPTHFPADPRTWQKTVPEDCPVRPMMAWLPAARNNDGPTHARYRDASVVSIDGIDVHGLPSTIEQIAIPLINTFCKAGNANLVTQYAFPLVLGVLNQMVGCPPDIGQRVASGMAARFDTVRSAQGMAMLKEALLELIQLKRDHPGDDVTSRLAHHPAAMDDIEIFAQLMSFYGAGFEAQRNLITNALLLMITDDRFKCADVLGRNLSTITAIDEVLFNDPPMANFCTTYPRQPIMVDDIWLPADQPVVISLTGCNNDPQIRGGGDDADGRRLGNRSHLAWSAGPHACPAKGVAYLTVQYAIDQLFDALPDIQLGVHPDQLIWRPGPFHRAMAAFPVVFTPSAPMKLM; this is encoded by the coding sequence TTGACCACACCGCACACCCCCACGTCCGATCCGCATACCGGCACGACCGGAGTTTGCCCCGTGCAGCACGGATCATCGAGCACTACCGGTGAGCGGATTCCGCTGTACACACCGGAGTTCGTCGCCGATCCGCACCACGCCTATGAAGAGATGCGGCGTAAGTACGGCACGCTGGTTCCGATCGAGTTGGCCCCCGGAGTGCCGGCCACACTCGTGATCGGCTACGCGACCGCAGTACGAATCCTCAACGACCCCACCCACTTTCCCGCCGACCCCCGCACCTGGCAGAAGACCGTCCCCGAGGACTGCCCGGTGCGGCCGATGATGGCCTGGCTCCCAGCCGCGCGCAACAACGACGGACCTACCCACGCCCGCTATCGGGATGCCTCCGTCGTGAGCATCGACGGAATCGATGTGCACGGACTGCCTTCGACCATCGAGCAGATCGCCATCCCACTGATCAACACCTTCTGCAAGGCCGGAAACGCCAATCTGGTTACCCAGTACGCATTTCCGCTCGTCCTCGGAGTCCTGAACCAAATGGTCGGCTGCCCACCCGACATCGGGCAGCGCGTCGCCAGCGGCATGGCGGCACGCTTCGACACGGTCCGTAGCGCCCAGGGCATGGCAATGCTCAAAGAGGCACTACTGGAGCTGATCCAGCTCAAACGCGACCATCCCGGCGACGACGTCACCTCACGGCTGGCACACCACCCGGCCGCCATGGACGACATAGAAATCTTCGCCCAGTTGATGAGCTTCTACGGCGCCGGATTCGAAGCACAGCGCAACCTGATCACCAACGCGCTGCTACTGATGATCACCGACGACCGGTTCAAGTGCGCGGACGTCCTCGGACGAAACCTGTCGACGATCACCGCGATCGACGAAGTTCTCTTCAACGACCCGCCCATGGCGAACTTCTGCACGACCTACCCGCGCCAGCCGATCATGGTCGACGATATCTGGTTGCCCGCGGACCAACCGGTCGTCATCAGCCTCACCGGCTGCAATAACGATCCACAGATCCGCGGCGGCGGCGACGACGCCGACGGACGACGTCTCGGCAATCGCTCACACCTGGCGTGGAGTGCCGGTCCGCACGCTTGCCCGGCCAAAGGCGTTGCGTACCTCACTGTTCAGTACGCCATCGATCAGCTCTTCGACGCACTGCCCGACATCCAGCTCGGGGTGCACCCGGATCAGCTGATCTGGCGGCCGGGTCCCTTCCACCGTGCGATGGCGGCATTCCCGGTCGTTTTCACACCGTCCGCACCGATGAAACTCATGTAG
- a CDS encoding PIG-L deacetylase family protein, whose amino-acid sequence MEQVPEDWQRGLVVVAHPDDIEYGAAAAVARWTGQGKDIRYVLVTSGEAGIAGMPPAEAGPLREAEEIAAAKVVGVHEVEFLGYPDGRVEETLALRRDLAAVIRRHRPEFVVLFNFGDTWAPGYANSADHRAVGRAALDAISDAGNEWIFPDLTEPPWSPRLAAVVGPNATHVVDVTDTIEQAAASLAEHRRYLEVLSPEPVADQVRAVIDMATAPKPGFPAARAVGFELYYFG is encoded by the coding sequence GTGGAGCAGGTTCCCGAGGATTGGCAGCGCGGCCTCGTCGTCGTGGCGCATCCGGACGATATCGAATACGGTGCGGCCGCCGCGGTGGCGCGTTGGACGGGCCAGGGCAAGGACATTCGCTACGTGCTGGTGACCTCCGGCGAGGCCGGGATCGCGGGCATGCCGCCGGCGGAGGCCGGACCGCTGCGGGAGGCCGAGGAGATCGCCGCCGCCAAGGTGGTCGGGGTGCACGAGGTGGAATTCCTCGGCTATCCGGACGGTCGCGTCGAAGAAACCCTTGCGCTGCGCCGTGACCTTGCCGCCGTGATTCGTCGTCATCGTCCGGAATTCGTGGTGCTGTTCAATTTCGGCGACACCTGGGCTCCCGGCTATGCCAACAGCGCCGACCATCGCGCGGTCGGCCGCGCCGCCCTCGATGCCATATCCGATGCGGGCAACGAGTGGATTTTTCCGGATCTCACCGAACCGCCGTGGTCGCCCCGGCTGGCCGCGGTGGTCGGCCCGAACGCCACCCACGTCGTCGACGTCACCGACACCATCGAGCAGGCCGCCGCCTCGCTGGCCGAGCATCGCCGCTATCTCGAGGTGCTCAGCCCCGAGCCGGTGGCGGATCAGGTGCGCGCGGTGATCGACATGGCGACCGCCCCGAAGCCGGGATTCCCCGCGGCGCGCGCTGTCGGCTTCGAGCTCTACTACTTCGGCTGA
- a CDS encoding lactonase family protein → MTIRYRRAFCSTGILLAAALAGCTPDHPAAPTTIVYVSNADSAEISVLRLDNATGAITPVDTVAVSGKVMPLTTSRDHRILYAALRSAPYSVAAFGIDSATGKLQPNPAVALPDNMAYLSTDRTGRYLFGASYTGDKISVNAIDPSGRVSPEPVQVIATPPHAHSIVTDPSNRYVFAAVLGGDVVLQFRFDEATGRLTPNEPASVATESGAGPRHLLFHRNGRYVYASNELDGTVTTYRFDPDRGTLTLQHSDSVLPPDFAGGAPATSDLHITPDGRYLYVAERTSSTIAGFRVADATGALTPIGSTPTEAQPRGFGIDPRGRYLIAAGEKSNAITRYTINPDTGALTPGEHLDLGRDPNWVEIIDMP, encoded by the coding sequence ATGACCATCAGATATCGCCGAGCATTCTGCAGTACCGGAATCCTGTTGGCGGCAGCCCTCGCGGGTTGCACCCCGGACCATCCGGCCGCGCCCACGACGATCGTCTATGTATCGAATGCCGACAGCGCCGAGATTTCGGTGCTCCGGCTCGACAATGCCACCGGGGCGATTACCCCGGTGGACACGGTTGCCGTATCGGGCAAGGTAATGCCGCTGACGACCAGCCGCGACCACCGCATTCTGTACGCCGCACTGCGATCGGCGCCGTATTCGGTGGCTGCGTTCGGAATCGACTCGGCGACAGGAAAATTGCAGCCGAACCCCGCCGTCGCACTCCCGGACAATATGGCCTACCTGTCGACGGACCGCACCGGGCGCTACCTGTTCGGCGCCTCCTATACCGGGGACAAGATCTCCGTCAATGCGATAGATCCATCGGGTCGGGTTTCGCCGGAGCCGGTCCAGGTGATCGCGACACCGCCGCACGCCCATTCGATCGTCACCGATCCGTCCAATCGGTACGTGTTCGCGGCCGTCCTCGGTGGTGATGTCGTCCTGCAGTTCCGCTTCGACGAGGCCACCGGACGACTGACGCCGAACGAACCGGCATCCGTCGCAACCGAATCGGGCGCGGGCCCACGGCACCTGCTCTTCCATCGGAACGGGCGCTACGTCTACGCCAGCAACGAACTGGACGGAACGGTCACCACCTACCGCTTCGATCCCGACCGCGGCACACTCACCCTGCAGCACTCCGACTCGGTGCTGCCACCCGATTTCGCGGGCGGCGCACCGGCCACTTCGGATCTGCACATCACGCCGGACGGACGCTATCTCTATGTCGCCGAGCGAACGTCGAGCACGATCGCGGGCTTCCGGGTGGCCGATGCCACCGGTGCATTGACGCCGATCGGATCCACGCCGACCGAGGCACAACCGCGCGGGTTCGGCATCGATCCGCGCGGACGTTACTTGATCGCCGCTGGCGAGAAGTCCAATGCGATCACCCGCTACACGATCAATCCAGACACCGGCGCGCTGACCCCGGGCGAGCATCTCGATCTCGGTCGTGATCCCAACTGGGTCGAGATCATAGATATGCCCTGA
- a CDS encoding DUF4239 domain-containing protein, translated as MLLIFIVPVLAAIIAVAIFVIGDRLRPESWVSTDEEAAGSLVLELINTLFLAVVAFVVVICWQEYDNAHNHTIAEAKALVETYSTAHSMPDPEHRQIQDLVRDYTDQVLTREWPVMQADRRLSQPTQDTFDSLRDAVASVNTTDPDVADLRTSAMASLDTAAEARQDRAMDASYQMPVFLYAALWFGTILLLCTAVLSGVEVTKRSVMMTALLGIVVGSTVLAIYNLDRPFSGGNSVPKDAFEYAMSRYAHIT; from the coding sequence ATGCTGTTGATATTCATCGTGCCCGTCCTAGCGGCGATTATCGCTGTGGCCATCTTCGTGATCGGAGATCGGCTGCGACCCGAGTCTTGGGTGTCGACCGACGAGGAAGCGGCCGGTTCCCTCGTACTCGAACTGATCAACACGCTCTTCCTGGCGGTGGTCGCCTTCGTGGTGGTGATCTGCTGGCAGGAGTACGACAACGCGCACAATCACACCATTGCCGAGGCGAAGGCGCTGGTGGAGACCTATTCGACCGCGCATTCCATGCCGGATCCCGAGCATCGCCAGATCCAGGATTTGGTGCGGGATTACACCGATCAGGTGCTCACGCGAGAGTGGCCGGTCATGCAGGCGGACCGGCGGTTGAGTCAGCCCACCCAGGACACGTTCGACAGCTTGCGCGATGCCGTCGCGTCGGTGAACACGACGGATCCGGACGTCGCGGACCTGCGCACCAGTGCCATGGCCAGCCTTGACACGGCCGCCGAGGCGCGCCAGGACCGGGCCATGGACGCGAGTTACCAGATGCCCGTATTCCTTTATGCGGCGCTGTGGTTCGGCACCATCCTGCTGCTGTGCACCGCGGTGCTCTCGGGTGTGGAGGTCACCAAACGCAGTGTGATGATGACCGCGCTGCTCGGTATCGTCGTCGGCTCGACGGTGCTGGCGATCTACAACCTCGACCGGCCGTTCTCCGGCGGAAACAGTGTCCCGAAGGATGCCTTCGAATACGCGATGTCCCGCTACGCGCACATCACCTGA